The following are encoded together in the Eulemur rufifrons isolate Redbay chromosome 28, OSU_ERuf_1, whole genome shotgun sequence genome:
- the LOC138376571 gene encoding olfactory receptor 6C74-like: protein MTDLKVDIHSPLSIRSMKPADQSRLLTDREMDIMIKVRNETTVQEFILEGFPAVQHLGNVLFLVHLLAYLASVMGNTLIITITWADHRLQIPMYILLSSFSFCECGFITTVIPKLLVIFLLGRQTIPFTECLTQAFFTLFLGATIFFLMAAMSLDRYLAICKPLHYPTIMNLRVCFLLVVFCYALSFIIITGLVVKVSQLSFCGPNVIPHFFCDIGSLIHLSCSDTRPTEMLAFGLISFILFSSLVVTIIAYSNVVVTIMRLPSAKERQKAFSTCSSHLIVLSLMYGSCFFIYVKPNQMDRLDSNKEAALVNTVVTPLLNPVIYTLRNKQVHQALRDALSRVKLHN from the exons ATGACTGATCTGAAGGTGGATATCCACTCACCACTTTCAATCCGCTCCATGAAACCTGCAG ATCAAAGCAGGCTGTTGACAGACAGAGAGATGGACATAATGATCAAAGTGAGGAATGAAACAACAGTCCAGGAGTTCATCCTGGAGGGGTTTCCTGCTGTCCAGCACCTGGGGAATGTGCTGTTCCTGGTGCACCTGCTGGCTTACCTGGCCTCTGTCATGGGAAACACACTCATAATCACCATCACCTGGGCTGACCATCGCCTCCAGATACCAATGTATATTTTGCTCAGCAGTTTCTCCTTCTGTGAATGTGGTTTTATAACCACAGTTATTCCTAAACTGCTGGTCATCTTTCTTTTAGGAAGGCAAACAATTCCCTTTACTGAGTGTCTCACACAAgccttttttactttatttcttggGGCAACAATTTTCTTCCTCATGGCTGCCATGTCCTTGGATCGCTACCTGGCCATTTGCAAACCTCTGCACTACCCAACCATCATGAATCTGAGGGTTTGTTTCCTTCTGGTTGTCTTCTGTTATGCTTTGTCCTTCATCATCATTACTGGTCTGGTCGTTAAGGTTTCCCAGCTGTCCTTCTGTGGCCCCAATGTCATCCCTCATTTCTTCTGTGATATTGGCTCCTTAATTCATCTCTCCTGTTCTGACACCAGACCTACTGAAATGTTGGCCTTTGGTctcatttccttcattctgttttcaTCTCTCGTTGTAACTATCATTGCGTATAGCAACGTAGTAGTCACAATCATGCGTCTCCCATCAGCCAAGGAGCGGCAGAAAGCTTTCTCCACCTGTTCCTCCCACCTCATTGTCCTCTCTCTGATGTATGGCAGCTGTTTCTTTATATACGTGAAACCGAACCAAATGGACAGGCTGGACTCCAACAAAGAGGCTGCTCTTGTGAACACAGTGGTGACCCCACTGCTGAACCCGGTCATCTACACTCTGCGGAACAAGCAGGTTCACCAAGCTCTCAGGGATGCTTTGTCCAGGGTAAAATTGCACAACTAG